The DNA region ATACGAAGTCATCACCGCCGAAAATGGACGTGAAGCTCTGGAAATTTTAGAGCAAGATGTTCCAGACATGATTATCTGCGACGTGATGATGCCGGAAATGGACGGATATACTTTTGTAGAACAAGTCCGGCAAAACGAACGCACCAGTTGGATTCCGGTTCTTTTCCTTTCAGCTAAGGGACAAAGTGCAGACCGAGTTAAGGGTCTGAATAAAGGTGCTGATGTTTATATGGTCAAACCCTTTGAACCAGAAGAACTCGTAGCGCAAGTTGAATCCTCGCTGAAACAAACTATCCGTTGGAAAGAACACCAAGCAAAAGGAGGCGAAAACGGTTCCCGCATCCAGGTTCCCTTCGATGTGCAATTAACCCCAACCGAACTGAAAGTAGTCCAGTTCGTCGCTAGGGGTTTAGCTAACCGGGAAATTGCTGAAGAACTAAATGTTAGTCAGCGCACAGTTGAAAGTCATGTGTCCAATATGTTGGGCAAAACCAATCTCCACAACCGCACTGAACTAGCGCGGTGGGCGATTGAAAATCAAATGGCTTAAACAAAGTTAAGAGTTAAAAGTTAGGAGTTATGAATTATGATTTTTTTAACTTCTAACTCCTAACTAAGATTTACCACCCATCTTCTTCAGGGCTGGATTGGTGCAAAACTTCTAAATCTAGTTCATCCAGGTAAGTTAGGGCGCTTTCAATCTGAGAAACAGTACCTCGCAGTTCCAGATCAAAGCAGCTATATTGTGGCATATTTACGCTTACCTGGGCATCAGCAATAATCACTGTGATGCCATAGTGAGAAACCAGTCGTGAAATGACTGGTTCCTCATGCAAGTCTTTAGGAATGCGAACTTGGATACGAGTTTGGGTGCGTCTATTATCTAAAATATCAGTATTAGATTTTACTTGTTTATTTGGAATTACCATTCTAGCTTCCTACTCGACTTCTGGGATGAGGGTTTTACTTTGCACAATTCTTTTAACACTAGCGTTACTTATCCCACGCAGGCAAGCAAGAAAGTATTTGCCTTGGCAAACCATTAGTCTAGATGTAATGAATATGAATAATTGCTCATAATTCAGCAGTTATGAGGTTAATTATTATTTTATAGTGATTTTCAAGCTAATCGTAGGGTTACAACAATTGTTGTAACCCCAATTTATTGTGTATGAGATTTAATACTGAAGTGAAAACTGCTATAGGACTCATATTTGATTTTTGAACAGAACTCAGTACATTTTTATTCCTTCTTCCCAGTCTCCAGTCCCCAATCCCCAGTCCCTTACCTCTACAAGTGATTCAAAAATCAAATCGGATTGCTATATATATTATTTTGACAAAGTTTTAGGGAACTCTATTAATAGAAACTTATAGGTTTAACCCTCTGTTTAGATATCAATAAAAATCAATTCTTTAGGATATTTACTTCTGTGTAATGACCGACTGTATAAATCCCCATTATCCATATTTCTCAATCATTATTATTCATAATCCTTAAGCCAAGGATAGTACACAAAGCTATTGCCAAGTGATCTAAATAACTATTATCCAATTGACCAATCACTCTGAGAATTCTTGATTTATCAACAACCCGAACTTGCTCACAAAGCACAACAGAATCTTGGCTTAAACCATCGATACCAGCAGGTACAAACACATGAGAGGGTAAAATAGCAGGTCTAATTTTTGAGGTGAATGGTGCGATAATGGTATGGGGACTAACAGCATTTGTCCGATCAATTTGCACTACTACGACAGGTCTAATCCCTGCTTGTTCTGTACCAATAACAGGATTGAGATCACACAAAACTACATTTCCTCTTGAGATATCTACCACTGGATTTCTCCACGCGCCAAGCGTTCTTCATAATCTTCTAAATTAGATAAATAGTCAGAAAAATCTGATTCCACTATTTCCACTGACTCGCTAAACTGAAGCCATAGTTCCCAGTTCTTACTGCTATGCTTCATTAATAGGAAGTCGATAAAATCACTTACTTCCTGAACTAAAGCTTCTGGCATTTGCCGGATTTTACCAATGGTTTGGTCTTGTATACTCATGATAAATCTTCTCAGATAGATTTCTGTTTATCCACAAAAATCAAAAACCTGGCGATTAAAAATGGCCAGGTCTAAAATTTAAACTAAAACTCAGCACTTTGTGGTGTACGCGGAAAGGGAATGACATCACGGATATTTCCCATACCCGTCATAAATTGCACAAGTCGTTCAAAACCTAGTCCAAAACCAGCGTGGGGAACAGTACCATAACGACGCAAATCAAGATACCACCATAAATCTTCTGGCTTTAATCCTTGCGCTAATACGCGGCGTTCTAATACTTCTAGGCGTTCTTCGCGCTGAGAACCGCCGACGATTTCGCCAATTTTGGGTGCGAGAATATCCATTGCGCGGACGGTTTTTTCATCGTCGTTCAAGCGCATATAAAATGCTTTGATTTGCGCTGGATAATCTGTAACGATCGCAGGTTTTTTAAATAATTGTTCAGCTAGGTAGCGTTCGTGTTCTGATTGTAAATCTAAACCCCAACTCACTGGATATTCAAATTTAACATCAGCTTTTTCTAAAAGTTTGATGGCTTCTGTATAAGTTAACCGTTCAAACTGATTATTAATAATATTTTCAGCTGTCGCTAACACAGATTTATCAATGCGTTCATTGAAAAATTCCATGTCTTCTGGGCAAGTTTCCAAGACATATTTAAATATGTGTTTAAGAAACGCCTCAGCTAAATCCATATCGCCTTCTAAGTCACAAAAAGCCATTTCTGGCTCAACCATCCAAAATTCTGCTAAGTGGCGGGAGGTGTTGGAATTTTCTGCACGGAAGGTAGGGCCAAAGGTGTAAACGTTGCTAAACGCCATCGCCATCACTTCCGCTTCCAACTGGCCGCTAACTGTTAAATATGTGGGTTTAGCAAAAAAGTCTTGGCTGTAATCTACTGCTTGGTTTTCTGTGCGGGGGATATTCTTTAAATCTAAACTGGTAACGCTAAACAATTCACCCGCGCCTTCGCAATCGCTAGCAGTGATGATGGGGGTGTGTACCCACAAAAAGCCTCTTTCTTGGAAAAATTGGTGAATTGCTGTCGAACAAGCATTTCTGACACGAAAAACTGCACCAAAAGAATTAGTACGCGATCGCAAATGTCCAATAGTTCGCAGAAACTCAAAGGAATGGCGTTTCTTTTGCAGAGGATATGTATCGGGATCAGCTTCTCCGTAAACTTTCACGGACTCGGCTTTCAACTCAATTCGCTGTCCTTTACCCAAAGAAGCCACTAGTAACCCTGTAGCCTCAACAGCAGCACCTGTATTTAGTTTTTTCAAAATAGCTTCGTAATCTGGCAAATCTTGATTAATGACGACTTGCAAATTAGCTAGTGATGAGCCGTCATTGACTTCAATAAAAGCAAACCCTTTGGACTCGCGTTTCGTCCGCACCCAGCCTTGCACTTGGAGGGACTCATCAGGTTGACCACTTCGCAATATTTCTGCAATCCGTCGATTTGCCATATTTTACAACTTAATATTTCGTCAACGTAAAAAGTACAGATATTAAAGAATTTTAACTCTTTAACCCAATCCAAAATCCAAAATCCAAAATTGGATTTATCCAGCATAAGACTTTAATATCCAGCCTATGATAACGCCCATTCCACCAAAGCGGACGACTTGCCAGAAAGGTTTTTTGAGGCTACGCCAAGAAAATAACTGGCTTTCTAAGTTTAGTTCTAGCCTTTCCAACTGCTGTTGAATGTGCCGTAACTCTGCTTTGATTTCTGATGTCTGAGATTTATTGTGCTTTAGTTGATCCCGGCGCTGTTGCCATTGTGCCTGTTGTTGGCGATCGCGTTGCACTTGATCGTAACGTTCTTTTAAGGATAGGAGCGATCGCTCTACTTCCTCTAGCTCTTGTTCAAAATCTGGTTCGGGATTTTCTGCTGACGGCTGTGATTGTTTTGGCGGCTTCATTTACAAGTAGTAAAGTAGAAGTAAATGCAAATGTGCCAATAGTTATGTCTCAATCTACCCAGCTGCCGAAAACCAGTCAACTGAATGAACTTAGTACTCTAGAACTTGCTCAAGCCCTCATGGAAAGACTGAGCATTTCCCCTAACGATTGGCATCGCC from Nostoc commune NIES-4072 includes:
- a CDS encoding response regulator transcription factor; protein product: MDRSATSATAMKEPSMKDHKRLLLIDDDPNLILLVKDYLEFRGYEVITAENGREALEILEQDVPDMIICDVMMPEMDGYTFVEQVRQNERTSWIPVLFLSAKGQSADRVKGLNKGADVYMVKPFEPEELVAQVESSLKQTIRWKEHQAKGGENGSRIQVPFDVQLTPTELKVVQFVARGLANREIAEELNVSQRTVESHVSNMLGKTNLHNRTELARWAIENQMA
- a CDS encoding NIL domain-containing protein, producing MVIPNKQVKSNTDILDNRRTQTRIQVRIPKDLHEEPVISRLVSHYGITVIIADAQVSVNMPQYSCFDLELRGTVSQIESALTYLDELDLEVLHQSSPEEDGW
- a CDS encoding type II toxin-antitoxin system PemK/MazF family toxin, which gives rise to MVDISRGNVVLCDLNPVIGTEQAGIRPVVVVQIDRTNAVSPHTIIAPFTSKIRPAILPSHVFVPAGIDGLSQDSVVLCEQVRVVDKSRILRVIGQLDNSYLDHLAIALCTILGLRIMNNND
- a CDS encoding DUF2281 domain-containing protein, producing MSIQDQTIGKIRQMPEALVQEVSDFIDFLLMKHSSKNWELWLQFSESVEIVESDFSDYLSNLEDYEERLARGEIQW
- the asnS gene encoding asparagine--tRNA ligase, which produces MANRRIAEILRSGQPDESLQVQGWVRTKRESKGFAFIEVNDGSSLANLQVVINQDLPDYEAILKKLNTGAAVEATGLLVASLGKGQRIELKAESVKVYGEADPDTYPLQKKRHSFEFLRTIGHLRSRTNSFGAVFRVRNACSTAIHQFFQERGFLWVHTPIITASDCEGAGELFSVTSLDLKNIPRTENQAVDYSQDFFAKPTYLTVSGQLEAEVMAMAFSNVYTFGPTFRAENSNTSRHLAEFWMVEPEMAFCDLEGDMDLAEAFLKHIFKYVLETCPEDMEFFNERIDKSVLATAENIINNQFERLTYTEAIKLLEKADVKFEYPVSWGLDLQSEHERYLAEQLFKKPAIVTDYPAQIKAFYMRLNDDEKTVRAMDILAPKIGEIVGGSQREERLEVLERRVLAQGLKPEDLWWYLDLRRYGTVPHAGFGLGFERLVQFMTGMGNIRDVIPFPRTPQSAEF